One region of Malania oleifera isolate guangnan ecotype guangnan chromosome 6, ASM2987363v1, whole genome shotgun sequence genomic DNA includes:
- the LOC131157793 gene encoding mitogen-activated protein kinase kinase kinase 20-like, with product MKRNRGDAAEEFDYGDGVSWVRGPLIGKGSHGCVFLANPRKKMKKGGCFPSVMAVKSSEVSLSATLQKEKETLCNLQGCSSVLQCFGDEETYSEDGQQMIYNLLLEYAPGGTLGALIKKHTAVAALIPQSDVRAYARALLRGLRHIHARGYVHCDLKPDNILLFLPNSGSAVAKFVPKIADFGLAKRTSKQGPCFRGTPLYMSPEAVVRGTQGPPSDVWALGCVVLEMLTGRPPWDGAAFLDREGLLSRIRTPNQLPKVPSTLSKEASDFLKKCFVRKAPFRSTAEKLLTHPFVAELDCKDDEPETNGFEEEEEEEGEEEEEEVIYPVEGLSETVTETDDEYSSFSSDDQSYSSEDFFSSSVSEEVVFPILPGKK from the coding sequence ATGAAGAGGAATCGGGGAGATGCAGCGGAGGAATTCGATTATGGAGATGGAGTCTCATGGGTGAGAGGCCCTTTGATCGGCAAAGGCAGTCACGGTTGTGTCTTCCTCGCCAATCccaggaagaagatgaagaaaggCGGCTGCTTTCCCTCGGTCATGGCTGTCAAATCCTCCGAGGTTTCTCTCTCTGCTACTCTGCAGAAAGAGAAGGAAACTCTCTGCAATCTACAGGGTTGTTCCAGCGTTTTGCAGTGCTTCGGGGACGAGGAAACCTACAGTGAAGATGGGCAGCAGATGATCTACAATTTGCTTCTGGAGTACGCCCCCGGAGGAACTTTGGGTGCTCTCATCAAGAAGCACACCGCCGTCGCTGCTCTCATTCCCCAATCTGATGTCAGGGCCTACGCTAGGGCTCTTCTTCGCGGCCTTCGTCACATCCACGCTCGCGGCTATGTTCATTGCGATTTGAAGCCAGACAACATTTTGCTTTTCCTTCCCAATTCTGGTTCCGCTGTTGCTAAATTTGTGCCGAAGATTGCAGATTTTGGGCTGGCGAAGCGGACGAGCAAACAGGGTCCTTGCTTCAGAGGGACTCCATTGTATATGTCGCCCGAAGCTGTTGTTCGAGGCACACAGGGGCCTCCTTCTGATGTTTGGGCTCTTGGCTGTGTTGTGCTTGAAATGTTAACTGGGAGGCCACCGTGGGATGGTGCCGCATTTTTAGACCGCGAGGGTCTTCTCTCTAGGATTCGCACTCCAAATCAATTGCCAAAAGTTCCGAGTACCTTATCCAAAGAAGCCAGCGATTTCTTGAAAAAATGTTTTGTGAGGAAGGCTCCGTTCAGATCCACCGCTGAAAAACTTTTGACTCATCCATTCGTCGCTGAATTAGACTGCAAAGATGACGAACCAGAAACTAATGGttttgaggaggaggaggaggaggagggcgaagaggaggaggaagaggtCATATACCCAGTAGAGGGGTTGTCCGAGACAGTGACAGAGACAGATGATGAGTATTCTTCGTTTTCCTCCGATGATCAGAGTTACAGTTCTGAggatttcttctcttcttctgtgTCGGAAGAAGTAGTTTTCCCAATTCTTCCTGGTAAAAAGTAG